One window from the genome of Pararhizobium gei encodes:
- a CDS encoding DUF1194 domain-containing protein: MFTTLALLFALSGTAAASVAAGPEVDVALVLAVDMSGSMDLDEARVQRTGYVEALRHPDFVNAVTAGLNGRIAISYFEWAGSVNETSLAGWHVIEKKSDADAFADLLAERPVYTRRGTSISNAIAFASKLLDAGAPTAMRRVIDVSGDGPNNLGPPVYPAREKAVAKGIVINGLAILIRPSGSAGPLDRYYADCVIGGPGSFVLPVHRAEDFSVAIRQKLVMEISGAPAAERVVPVQAAPPTDCLIGEKLRPNFLER; the protein is encoded by the coding sequence ATGTTCACAACACTCGCTCTGCTCTTTGCTCTGTCCGGCACGGCTGCGGCTTCCGTGGCGGCTGGTCCGGAAGTCGATGTGGCACTGGTGCTCGCCGTCGACATGTCCGGCTCCATGGATCTCGATGAAGCGCGGGTTCAGCGCACGGGGTATGTCGAGGCGTTGCGCCATCCCGACTTTGTCAACGCGGTCACGGCCGGTCTCAACGGCCGTATTGCCATCAGTTATTTCGAATGGGCTGGCAGCGTCAACGAGACATCCCTGGCGGGTTGGCATGTCATCGAAAAGAAAAGCGATGCAGACGCATTCGCCGATCTGCTTGCCGAGCGACCGGTCTACACGCGCCGCGGAACATCGATCTCGAATGCGATCGCCTTCGCATCCAAACTTTTGGATGCCGGTGCCCCCACCGCCATGCGGAGGGTGATCGATGTGTCAGGCGACGGACCGAACAATCTGGGGCCGCCGGTGTACCCGGCACGGGAGAAGGCCGTCGCCAAGGGCATCGTGATCAACGGTCTTGCCATCCTCATCCGGCCATCGGGCAGCGCCGGGCCACTCGACCGGTATTACGCCGATTGCGTGATCGGCGGTCCGGGCTCCTTCGTCCTGCCGGTTCATCGTGCCGAAGATTTCTCGGTAGCAATCCGGCAGAAGCTGGTGATGGAAATCAGTGGCGCGCCCGCCGCGGAACGCGTCGTACCCGTTCAAGCGGCACCGCCGACGGATTGTCTGATCGGTGAAAAACTGCGTCCGAATTTTCTGGAGCGGTAG
- a CDS encoding aspartate/glutamate racemase family protein, with the protein MRILVVNPNTTRSMTDKAADAARAVAGAGTEIIAATAQMGPASIEGHYDGALALPGLLAEIKKGEAEGVQAAVIACFDDTGLDAARSLAGFPVLGLCECALVTAGFLAQRFTVVTTLERSRVLLENLSRHYGFGGRAIVRAADIPVLELEDPASGAIGKLRRQIELALAEDRAEAIVLGCAGMADLAYALQQEYGVPVIDGVSAAVKQAEALVAQRLTTSKRGSYAAPLAKPYSGALSAFAPG; encoded by the coding sequence ATGCGCATTCTTGTCGTCAACCCCAACACCACCCGGTCCATGACGGACAAGGCGGCAGATGCCGCGCGTGCCGTCGCGGGAGCAGGTACCGAAATCATTGCTGCGACCGCGCAAATGGGGCCGGCGTCGATAGAGGGGCATTATGACGGTGCACTGGCTCTGCCGGGGTTGCTGGCCGAGATCAAAAAAGGCGAGGCAGAGGGAGTACAGGCCGCTGTGATCGCCTGTTTCGACGACACCGGGCTCGATGCCGCGCGATCGCTTGCGGGCTTCCCCGTGCTCGGGCTCTGTGAATGCGCCCTGGTGACGGCCGGATTTCTCGCCCAGAGGTTCACCGTTGTGACCACCCTCGAACGGTCCCGGGTTTTGCTCGAGAACCTGTCGCGGCACTATGGTTTCGGCGGCAGAGCCATCGTCCGGGCGGCGGATATTCCGGTCCTCGAACTTGAAGACCCGGCCTCCGGGGCGATTGGCAAGCTCCGCAGGCAGATCGAGCTTGCTCTTGCTGAAGATCGGGCCGAGGCCATCGTGCTCGGCTGTGCCGGCATGGCCGATCTCGCCTATGCGCTGCAGCAGGAATATGGTGTCCCAGTCATCGATGGCGTCTCGGCGGCGGTCAAGCAGGCGGAGGCGCTGGTTGCGCAGCGGTTGACGACCAGCAAGCGCGGATCCTATGCGGCACCCCTCGCGAAGCCCTATTCAGGTGCACTGTCCGCCTTTGCGCCGGGTTGA
- a CDS encoding ABC transporter permease: protein MSHEKRTLEFYVLAAFFVLFVLFLYGPLSAVLILSFQGPDGGLTFPLNGVSVHWFYNLFEQQAVGDFGASFKRSFSLGVMVMVVNVVVSLLAGLAFRRKFKGATALFYLTVASLVVPSIIISLGIGVVFQQLGLKPAWYSSAFGAHLTWTLPFGVLIMFAVFNRFSPSYEEAARDLGATSWQTFRHVLLPMIAPSLIGVGLFGFTLSYDEFARTLMTSGTYNTLPLEIYGMTTNVTTPVLYALGTVTTLFSFSIILFALAIILVMRRRQAKVI from the coding sequence ATGAGCCACGAGAAACGCACCCTGGAATTCTACGTGCTGGCCGCCTTCTTCGTTCTGTTCGTGCTGTTCCTCTACGGACCTCTTTCAGCCGTCCTCATTCTCTCCTTCCAGGGCCCTGACGGAGGGTTGACCTTCCCGCTCAACGGCGTGTCCGTGCACTGGTTCTACAATCTGTTCGAACAGCAGGCGGTCGGCGATTTCGGGGCCTCCTTCAAACGGTCCTTCTCGCTCGGCGTCATGGTGATGGTCGTCAATGTCGTGGTGTCGCTGCTGGCCGGTCTTGCCTTTCGCCGCAAGTTCAAGGGGGCGACGGCGCTGTTCTACCTCACGGTCGCAAGCCTCGTGGTTCCCTCTATCATCATTTCGCTGGGCATCGGCGTCGTCTTCCAGCAGCTCGGCCTGAAGCCTGCCTGGTATTCTTCGGCTTTTGGAGCGCATCTCACTTGGACGCTGCCCTTCGGTGTGTTGATCATGTTTGCCGTCTTCAATCGCTTCTCGCCGTCCTATGAGGAAGCGGCGCGGGATCTGGGCGCGACGTCCTGGCAGACGTTCCGCCACGTTCTTCTGCCCATGATTGCACCCAGCCTCATCGGCGTCGGCCTGTTCGGCTTCACGCTTTCCTATGACGAGTTTGCCCGGACACTGATGACATCCGGCACCTACAACACGCTGCCGCTCGAAATCTACGGCATGACGACCAATGTGACGACGCCGGTGCTCTACGCTCTGGGTACGGTGACGACGCTGTTCTCCTTCTCCATCATCCTGTTTGCGCTTGCCATCATTCTTGTGATGCGCCGCAGGCAAGCGAAAGTGATCTGA